In Candidatus Sysuiplasma jiujiangense, a single genomic region encodes these proteins:
- a CDS encoding polysaccharide deacetylase family protein, with translation MVCKRDFRGYGEKPPKFKWPGGKSLALSIVFNFEEGAEHSMEEDGVVETIGEFGPVNIQTRDMGMESVYEYGQRVGIWRILNFLRDQEVKATFFAAARALEVNPEAARRIMADGHEICDHGLRWNELYGMSYEQETREIGQSVALIENITGKKPVGFYAREPSSNTLEILSHFKNFIYDSDSYSDDIPYYCRETGMLVLPYTPDANDFHFLSPMHRFSTSHEFGQYLRDTFDVLYEESARQSKMMTAAFHVRVTGRPGRFVALREFLKYVKRNDRTWIATREEIARFWLSEFPR, from the coding sequence ATGGTCTGTAAACGCGATTTCAGGGGTTATGGGGAGAAGCCGCCCAAGTTCAAGTGGCCTGGGGGAAAGTCTCTCGCTCTTTCGATTGTTTTCAATTTTGAGGAAGGCGCAGAGCATTCAATGGAGGAAGACGGCGTCGTCGAGACGATAGGTGAATTCGGTCCCGTAAATATTCAGACGAGAGACATGGGCATGGAGAGTGTTTACGAGTACGGTCAGAGGGTGGGAATATGGAGAATACTGAACTTCCTGCGGGACCAGGAGGTGAAGGCCACATTCTTTGCTGCAGCACGCGCGCTGGAAGTCAACCCTGAAGCCGCAAGGAGGATAATGGCTGACGGCCATGAAATATGCGACCACGGGCTGAGGTGGAACGAACTTTACGGAATGAGCTACGAGCAGGAAACCAGGGAAATCGGGCAATCCGTAGCCTTGATAGAGAATATCACCGGAAAAAAACCCGTCGGCTTCTATGCAAGGGAACCGAGCAGCAATACGCTTGAAATACTCTCCCATTTCAAAAATTTCATCTATGATTCGGACTCGTACAGCGACGATATACCGTACTATTGCCGCGAAACAGGCATGCTGGTATTGCCATACACGCCTGACGCCAACGATTTTCACTTTCTCAGTCCAATGCACCGCTTTTCGACTAGCCATGAATTCGGTCAGTACCTCAGGGATACGTTTGACGTGCTTTACGAGGAATCCGCCCGGCAATCGAAAATGATGACTGCCGCATTTCATGTGAGAGTGACGGGCAGGCCGGGCAGATTTGTCGCTTTGAGGGAGTTCCTCAAGTACGTCAAGCGGAACGATCGGACATGGATTGCTACCCGGGAGGAAATAGCCAGGTTCTGGCTTTCGGAGTTTCCACGGTGA
- a CDS encoding APC family permease — MGLFGVVFLATSAILGSAILFIPVTVLADAGPAGTVAWIIGGLMMLVIGLIYAELGTLMPRTGGVASYPHISNGSLAGILNGWGAFLGYILAPVSETVAIVEYLSYFYRPLFNFKIGTMTFEGELLTLFIVFLFFIGNYFGIAYLNQSNSFLTWLKLFSLAFIGVFFLAFYFHPSNFTIFPGGFNPYHSAGILLAVATTVYAYAGFRQPIDYAEELKNHKRDIPIAIALSIFISFLIYESLSVAFVGSINWHYFGLHPGNWQGLSTLTFPLPALGFEAGLVLMAYFIFITSIHSSASSSLIYSGGAARVMAALAENRYLPPIFGKLSRRGIPYVAVIVVLIVSAIYTFMIPVFISIALVFVDASLVSYGPAGVSLMVFRKHIRASSEPYRLPLASVLCPVGFVIGGLLIYWTGWNIVQIAIPSVMVGLLLFFYHARMVKIDSSELKGGLWLFVYFIAVMVISATGSSDFHGNNMIPFPYDLVVFTVVSIAFYTWAVISGNRYMDARPYSGYEPDRIM; from the coding sequence GTGGGTCTCTTCGGCGTGGTCTTTCTCGCAACAAGCGCAATTCTGGGTTCCGCAATACTGTTCATTCCGGTGACGGTTCTGGCGGATGCAGGGCCAGCAGGTACAGTTGCATGGATCATCGGCGGACTGATGATGCTTGTGATCGGTCTCATTTACGCCGAACTTGGGACACTCATGCCAAGGACAGGGGGCGTTGCATCCTATCCACACATCTCCAACGGTTCTCTGGCGGGAATACTCAACGGGTGGGGAGCCTTTCTGGGCTACATACTTGCACCGGTTTCGGAAACGGTCGCAATAGTCGAATATTTGAGTTATTTTTACCGCCCGCTCTTTAATTTCAAGATAGGCACAATGACCTTTGAAGGTGAGCTTCTGACACTGTTCATAGTTTTTCTTTTCTTCATAGGAAACTATTTCGGCATAGCATACCTGAATCAGTCAAATTCGTTCCTGACATGGCTCAAGCTGTTCTCACTCGCGTTCATAGGTGTCTTTTTCCTGGCGTTTTACTTTCATCCTTCGAATTTCACGATTTTCCCGGGAGGATTCAACCCCTACCACTCCGCGGGCATACTGCTAGCGGTGGCAACCACGGTCTATGCTTATGCGGGATTTAGGCAGCCGATCGATTATGCAGAGGAACTGAAGAACCATAAACGGGACATTCCTATAGCAATCGCACTCTCGATTTTCATCTCGTTTCTCATTTATGAATCGCTGTCCGTTGCTTTCGTCGGCTCTATCAACTGGCATTATTTCGGCCTGCACCCAGGTAACTGGCAGGGTCTGAGTACTCTGACCTTTCCATTGCCTGCGCTCGGATTCGAGGCGGGGCTGGTGCTCATGGCTTATTTCATATTCATAACGTCTATCCACTCATCCGCCTCTTCGTCGCTGATATACAGCGGCGGCGCAGCTAGGGTGATGGCCGCACTCGCGGAGAACAGATATCTTCCACCGATTTTTGGCAAGCTGAGCAGACGGGGAATACCTTACGTTGCAGTGATTGTTGTCCTCATTGTCAGCGCGATATACACTTTCATGATACCCGTGTTTATCAGCATAGCTCTTGTTTTCGTTGACGCATCGCTGGTATCCTACGGTCCGGCAGGAGTCTCCCTCATGGTTTTCAGAAAACATATCAGGGCCAGCAGTGAGCCTTACAGGCTCCCGCTTGCCAGCGTCCTGTGTCCTGTCGGTTTCGTAATCGGCGGCCTGCTGATATACTGGACAGGCTGGAACATAGTGCAAATAGCCATTCCGTCGGTAATGGTGGGTCTGTTGCTCTTCTTCTATCACGCTAGGATGGTGAAGATAGACAGCTCTGAACTGAAAGGAGGTTTGTGGCTGTTCGTCTATTTCATAGCAGTCATGGTTATTTCGGCAACGGGAAGTTCGGATTTTCACGGAAACAACATGATACCATTTCCTTACGACCTTGTCGTATTCACCGTCGTCTCCATCGCATTCTATACATGGGCGGTAATCAGCGGGAACAGGTACATGGACGCGCGTCCTTATTCAGGTTATGAACCAGACAGGATCATGTAA